A part of Paenibacillus sp. sptzw28 genomic DNA contains:
- a CDS encoding chemotaxis protein CheD: protein MIQQNIVKVGMADLNIANDGTMLRTMGLGSCVGLTLFDDRSKVAGMAHVMLPTSEIARETPINVAKYADTAIPELIERMKQAGAVTARLIAKMAGGAQMFSFTSQSDAMRIGPRNVESCKAILSKFAIPIHAEDTGGNFGRTIEIDSMSGILFIRSVQFGIKEI, encoded by the coding sequence ATGATACAGCAAAACATCGTTAAAGTGGGGATGGCGGATCTGAATATTGCAAACGACGGGACTATGCTCAGGACCATGGGGCTTGGTTCCTGCGTCGGACTTACGCTCTTCGATGATCGGAGCAAAGTTGCCGGCATGGCGCACGTGATGCTTCCAACATCGGAAATAGCAAGAGAGACGCCCATTAATGTCGCCAAATATGCGGACACCGCCATTCCCGAGCTTATTGAACGTATGAAGCAGGCCGGTGCAGTTACGGCGCGGTTGATCGCCAAAATGGCAGGCGGCGCGCAAATGTTCTCCTTTACTTCCCAAAGCGATGCGATGCGTATCGGGCCCAGAAATGTAGAGTCCTGTAAAGCAATATTGTCCAAGTTCGCTATTCCGATCCATGCGGAAGACACCGGTGGCAACTTTGGACGGACAATCGAGATTGACAGCATGAGCGGCATTTTGTTTATAAGAAGCGTTCAGTTTGGAATAAAGGAGATTTAA
- a CDS encoding chemotaxis protein CheC, producing MNPFAKLEAFKLDVLKEVGNIGAGNAATALSRLLDKPVDMNVPTVSFIPFEQIADRVGGFEQVVIAVFLRVEGDAPGNMFFLIEENSAKKLLRNLLSIDSVDQTGYSEMELSALSEIGNILAGSYLSSLADFTKLSMSPTVPAIAIDMAGAILSYGLVQYGEMGDSALLIDTKFLEGQEELEGYFFLIPDPESFNKIFSALGVPYE from the coding sequence GTGAACCCATTTGCCAAGCTGGAGGCTTTTAAACTGGATGTATTGAAGGAAGTCGGGAATATTGGCGCAGGCAATGCGGCTACTGCGTTATCCAGACTTCTGGACAAGCCTGTCGATATGAATGTGCCCACCGTCAGCTTTATACCTTTCGAGCAGATCGCTGACCGTGTAGGCGGCTTCGAACAAGTCGTGATCGCTGTTTTTCTCCGCGTAGAAGGCGATGCGCCGGGGAATATGTTTTTCTTGATTGAAGAGAATTCAGCGAAGAAATTACTTAGAAATCTGCTTTCAATCGATTCGGTGGACCAGACAGGATACTCGGAGATGGAATTATCGGCTCTGTCTGAAATCGGTAATATTTTGGCCGGATCGTATTTATCTTCGCTTGCGGATTTTACTAAGCTGTCAATGTCGCCGACCGTTCCCGCGATTGCAATCGATATGGCAGGCGCCATCTTAAGCTACGGCCTTGTGCAGTATGGTGAAATGGGAGACTCGGCGTTGCTGATCGATACGAAGTTTCTGGAAGGCCAAGAGGAGCTGGAAGGGTATTTTTTCCTCATTCCGGATCCGGAATCATTCAACAAAATTTTTAGCGCTTTGGGAGTGCCATACGAATGA
- a CDS encoding chemotaxis protein CheW, with product MGEEIKVIVFGLADEEYGIEVEKVRTIERMIPITRVPKTPAFVKGVINLRSVVLPVIDLRGRFGLSETEPTENSRIIIVAVNDLEVGFIVDAANDVIDIDSDSIDNPPEVVGGIQAKYLRGVAKLGGNRLLIMLNLPEVLKRSEIIQLEQLEE from the coding sequence ATGGGTGAAGAAATCAAGGTTATCGTCTTTGGTCTGGCAGATGAGGAATATGGGATAGAAGTGGAGAAAGTTCGGACAATCGAGCGGATGATACCGATTACGCGGGTTCCGAAAACACCTGCTTTCGTTAAAGGTGTCATTAATTTGCGCAGCGTTGTGCTTCCGGTCATTGATCTGCGGGGCCGGTTCGGCTTAAGTGAGACTGAGCCAACTGAAAACTCACGGATCATCATAGTTGCAGTTAATGATCTTGAGGTTGGTTTTATCGTGGATGCCGCAAACGATGTAATCGATATTGATAGCGACAGCATTGATAATCCGCCGGAAGTGGTTGGCGGTATACAAGCCAAGTATTTGCGCGGTGTGGCAAAACTGGGCGGAAATCGCTTGCTTATTATGCTAAACCTGCCGGAAGTGCTCAAGAGAAGCGAAATTATTCAGCTAGAGCAGCTTGAGGAATAA